A genomic stretch from Anaerolinea thermophila UNI-1 includes:
- a CDS encoding amidohydrolase family protein — protein sequence MPEKYDLIIRRAQLRRTPAGQWFDIAIANGVIAAIAPHVDGSAAQELDAAGGLVTESFVNTHLHLCKVYTLQMMDEEALKDYHGADMGKAMTAIELAARVKEKYDERWIIQNVRRALVDAARYGNTHIRAFADVDSKAKLEGVKALIRAREEFRGIVDIQVVAFAQDGMVREPGARELMRQAMELGADVAGGIPWIEYTDADMLQHVREIFDLAVEFNKDVSMLVDDAGDPGLRSIEMMALETIRRGWFGRSLAHHARAMSMYPTPYFQKLAALLKKAQMGVVSDPHTGPLHARVRELLAEGCLVCLGQDDISDAYYPYGRNNMPEVAFLASHLLWFTTASDMETLYDMVTVNAARAIGLKDFALKVGAPAHLVVMEQQNVLEVLRYHEAPRYVISHGKLVDQQAVRNMAGL from the coding sequence ATGCCTGAGAAATACGATTTAATCATTCGTCGGGCGCAACTGCGCCGTACTCCCGCCGGACAATGGTTTGACATTGCCATCGCCAATGGCGTCATTGCCGCCATTGCCCCCCATGTGGATGGCAGTGCCGCTCAGGAACTGGATGCCGCTGGCGGACTGGTAACCGAGTCCTTCGTTAACACCCACCTGCATCTGTGCAAGGTGTACACCCTGCAGATGATGGACGAGGAAGCCCTCAAAGACTATCACGGCGCCGATATGGGCAAAGCCATGACTGCCATTGAACTGGCGGCGCGCGTCAAGGAAAAATACGACGAGCGCTGGATTATCCAGAATGTGCGCCGCGCGCTGGTGGATGCCGCGCGCTACGGCAACACTCACATCCGCGCCTTTGCCGATGTGGACAGCAAAGCCAAACTGGAAGGCGTCAAAGCCCTCATCCGCGCCCGCGAGGAATTTCGCGGCATTGTGGATATCCAGGTGGTTGCCTTTGCGCAGGATGGCATGGTGCGCGAACCCGGCGCCAGAGAACTGATGCGTCAGGCGATGGAACTGGGCGCCGATGTGGCGGGCGGCATCCCCTGGATTGAGTACACCGATGCGGACATGCTTCAGCACGTGCGCGAAATCTTCGACCTGGCGGTGGAGTTCAACAAAGACGTTTCCATGCTGGTGGATGATGCCGGCGACCCCGGCTTGCGCTCTATCGAGATGATGGCGCTGGAAACCATCCGCCGCGGCTGGTTCGGGCGCTCGCTGGCACATCATGCCCGCGCCATGTCCATGTATCCAACGCCCTACTTCCAGAAACTGGCGGCACTGCTCAAGAAAGCCCAGATGGGTGTGGTGAGCGACCCGCACACCGGTCCTCTGCATGCCCGCGTGCGCGAACTGCTGGCAGAGGGCTGTCTGGTGTGCCTCGGTCAGGATGATATCTCCGATGCCTACTACCCCTACGGGCGCAACAACATGCCCGAGGTGGCGTTCCTCGCCTCGCATTTGCTGTGGTTCACCACCGCTTCCGATATGGAAACCCTCTACGACATGGTGACGGTCAACGCCGCCCGCGCCATTGGCTTGAAAGATTTTGCCCTCAAGGTGGGCGCGCCTGCCCATCTGGTCGTGATGGAACAGCAGAACGTGCTGGAAGTCCTGCGCTATCACGAAGCGCCGCGCTACGTCATCAGTCACGGCAAACTGGTCGATCAGCAAGCCGTGCGCAACATGGCTGGACTTTAG
- a CDS encoding xanthine dehydrogenase family protein molybdopterin-binding subunit, whose product MTTFIGVPQPRIDAFEKVTGQADFVADLNFGRMLHARVVRSTQGHARLRRVDATRARAVPGVRAVITGEQCPKRIGFAINDHTVIACRKVRYVGEPVAVVVAVSEEIADQAARLVEVEYEPLPVIVHPRDAVAPGAPLIHEDMEEYAHDPVVHPQPGTNIAHRYRLWRGNVEQAFREAHLVVENEYWIPWIAHVQMEPHGAIAQYDGERLTIYTSSQSPFYVRETVAYLLDMSSANVRVQVPYVGGGFGGKSDVTIEPLLALVAYHVPGLPIRLILTREEMFFGTVNGRGCWGRMKTAVDRDGKLLAHQSELYFGSGGYADYSIWISQGGGHNATGPYYIPNLDLRSHAVYTNTPPTGAYRGYGHPEVHWMMESQMDQIARQLGMDAVELRLRNLLRPGLQNAIGQTMKEYNGRADACLLAVRDALGKETTPTVPGRIRAQGIACFMKSPVMKTNAQSGAVIKFNEDGTATLFTGSIEMGQGVNTILTQIAAETLHMPIEQVQYAPVVDTEYSPQEWQTVASHSTWAVGNAVRMAAEDALEQLRHAAALVFDVPPDEVVADDGCLYPQGKPEKALPYSRFAVGYTRPDGSALNPPVIGRGMFVPRGLTFPDPATGQGNMAASWTFGCQGVDLEIDPDTGQIHVLRMASAQDAGRIINPVTARGQVEGAMTMALGAALMEKLKFAPDGRILNAGFVDYRILCAADVPEMEVIFIETPDATGPYGARGLGEHGIVAIPPAVANAVARALEVEFYELPVTPDQVLAALETRRKGGVSA is encoded by the coding sequence ATGACAACGTTTATTGGTGTCCCTCAACCCCGCATTGACGCCTTTGAAAAGGTCACCGGTCAGGCGGATTTTGTTGCCGACTTAAATTTCGGGCGCATGCTCCATGCGCGGGTGGTGCGCTCCACCCAGGGACACGCGCGCTTGCGCCGTGTGGATGCCACGCGGGCGCGGGCGGTGCCGGGCGTGCGCGCGGTCATCACTGGCGAGCAATGCCCCAAACGCATTGGCTTTGCCATCAACGATCATACGGTAATTGCCTGCCGCAAGGTGCGCTATGTGGGCGAGCCGGTGGCGGTGGTGGTGGCGGTCAGCGAAGAGATTGCCGATCAAGCCGCCCGCCTGGTGGAAGTGGAGTATGAGCCTTTGCCGGTCATCGTGCATCCACGCGATGCCGTTGCCCCTGGCGCGCCGCTCATCCATGAGGACATGGAAGAATACGCCCATGACCCGGTGGTGCATCCTCAACCCGGGACGAACATTGCCCACCGCTACCGCCTTTGGCGTGGCAACGTGGAGCAAGCCTTCCGCGAAGCCCATCTGGTGGTGGAAAACGAGTACTGGATTCCCTGGATTGCCCATGTGCAGATGGAGCCTCACGGCGCGATTGCGCAGTACGACGGCGAACGCCTGACCATCTACACCAGTTCGCAGTCGCCTTTCTACGTGCGCGAGACGGTAGCGTACCTGTTGGACATGTCCTCTGCGAACGTGCGCGTGCAGGTGCCTTACGTGGGTGGCGGCTTTGGCGGCAAGTCGGATGTGACCATTGAACCCTTGCTGGCGCTGGTGGCGTATCATGTGCCGGGCTTGCCCATCCGTCTGATTTTGACCCGCGAAGAGATGTTCTTCGGCACGGTCAACGGGCGCGGGTGCTGGGGGCGCATGAAGACGGCAGTGGACCGGGATGGAAAACTGCTGGCGCATCAGTCGGAACTGTACTTTGGCAGTGGCGGCTACGCCGATTACTCCATCTGGATCAGTCAGGGCGGGGGGCATAACGCCACCGGTCCCTACTATATCCCTAACCTGGATTTGCGCTCGCACGCGGTCTATACCAACACGCCGCCCACCGGCGCGTACCGCGGGTACGGGCATCCCGAAGTGCACTGGATGATGGAAAGCCAGATGGATCAGATTGCCCGCCAACTGGGCATGGATGCGGTGGAACTGCGCCTGCGCAACCTGCTTCGTCCGGGCTTGCAGAACGCCATCGGGCAGACGATGAAAGAGTACAATGGGCGGGCGGATGCCTGCTTGCTGGCGGTGCGCGATGCGCTGGGAAAAGAAACCACCCCAACCGTGCCGGGGCGCATCCGCGCGCAGGGCATTGCCTGTTTCATGAAGTCGCCGGTGATGAAGACCAACGCCCAAAGCGGCGCGGTGATTAAGTTCAATGAAGACGGCACCGCCACCCTCTTCACCGGCTCGATTGAAATGGGGCAGGGGGTGAATACCATCCTCACTCAGATTGCTGCCGAGACCCTGCACATGCCCATTGAGCAGGTGCAGTACGCGCCGGTGGTGGATACCGAGTACTCCCCGCAGGAATGGCAGACGGTTGCCAGCCATTCTACCTGGGCGGTGGGCAATGCCGTGCGCATGGCGGCGGAAGATGCGCTGGAGCAACTCCGTCATGCCGCCGCGCTGGTGTTCGACGTGCCGCCGGATGAGGTGGTGGCGGATGATGGGTGTCTCTATCCGCAGGGCAAGCCCGAAAAAGCCCTGCCGTACAGCCGTTTTGCGGTGGGCTATACCCGCCCGGACGGTTCAGCGCTCAATCCGCCGGTGATTGGGCGGGGCATGTTCGTGCCACGGGGATTGACTTTTCCAGACCCGGCAACCGGGCAGGGTAACATGGCGGCTTCGTGGACGTTTGGCTGTCAGGGGGTGGACCTGGAGATTGACCCCGACACCGGGCAGATCCACGTTCTCAGGATGGCCAGTGCGCAGGATGCCGGCAGAATCATCAACCCGGTGACTGCCCGCGGACAGGTGGAAGGCGCCATGACCATGGCGCTGGGCGCGGCGCTGATGGAAAAACTCAAGTTCGCCCCCGACGGGCGTATCCTCAACGCCGGGTTTGTGGATTACCGCATCCTCTGCGCCGCCGATGTGCCGGAGATGGAAGTGATATTCATCGAAACGCCGGATGCCACCGGTCCATACGGCGCGCGCGGGCTGGGCGAGCATGGCATTGTTGCCATTCCGCCGGCGGTTGCCAACGCTGTAGCCCGCGCGTTGGAAGTGGAGTTCTATGAACTTCCTGTAACACCTGATCAGGTGCTGGCGGCGCTGGAAACGCGCCGGAAAGGAGGCGTTTCTGCATAG
- a CDS encoding BMP family protein, with amino-acid sequence MKFNRFVSLLVLVLFVASLLAACAPAATPTAAPKSEKLKVFGAFATPIEEPWDGVIHAALIKAREEGKIDYEYTENIGYSGDMERILREVAEQKKPDIIFGDAFGNEEAVRRVAKDFPQIAFVFGSGLGPSDPNLSVFDNWIHEPAYLCGMLAGGLTKTGTIGVVGGYPVPEVNRLVNAFIRGAKEVNPNVKVLVTFINSWFDPAAAKEAALAQIDAGADVLYAERFGVIEAAKEKGLWVFGNMSDQNELAPDLVVSSPVWNMTPTVEYVLSQVKAGVYTAQDLKDFSMVAKGGASLAPFHNTESKLPPDLVAKVREREQQIKEGLFRVDIDENQPQAVN; translated from the coding sequence ATGAAATTCAACCGCTTTGTTTCCCTGCTGGTGCTGGTGCTGTTTGTAGCCAGCCTGCTGGCGGCTTGTGCGCCCGCGGCGACCCCTACAGCGGCGCCCAAATCGGAAAAACTCAAGGTTTTCGGTGCCTTCGCTACGCCCATTGAAGAGCCGTGGGACGGCGTCATCCACGCCGCGTTGATCAAAGCCCGCGAAGAGGGCAAGATTGACTACGAATATACCGAAAACATTGGCTACTCGGGCGACATGGAGCGCATCCTGCGCGAAGTCGCCGAGCAGAAGAAACCCGATATCATCTTCGGCGATGCCTTCGGGAACGAGGAAGCTGTGCGCCGCGTTGCCAAGGATTTCCCGCAGATTGCCTTCGTTTTCGGCTCGGGCTTGGGTCCCTCTGACCCCAACCTCTCCGTGTTCGACAACTGGATTCATGAACCGGCTTACCTGTGCGGGATGCTGGCAGGCGGCTTGACCAAGACCGGAACGATTGGTGTGGTGGGTGGATACCCCGTGCCGGAAGTGAACCGTCTGGTCAACGCCTTCATCCGCGGCGCCAAAGAAGTCAATCCCAACGTGAAAGTCCTGGTGACCTTCATTAACTCGTGGTTCGACCCCGCCGCCGCCAAGGAAGCCGCCCTGGCGCAGATTGATGCCGGTGCCGATGTGCTGTATGCCGAGCGCTTTGGCGTCATTGAAGCCGCCAAGGAAAAGGGCTTGTGGGTATTTGGCAACATGAGCGACCAGAATGAACTGGCGCCTGATCTGGTGGTCTCCAGCCCGGTGTGGAACATGACCCCCACCGTGGAGTACGTCCTCAGCCAGGTGAAAGCCGGTGTGTACACCGCTCAGGATCTCAAGGACTTCTCGATGGTTGCCAAGGGCGGCGCCAGCCTGGCTCCGTTCCACAACACCGAGAGCAAACTGCCTCCAGACCTGGTGGCGAAGGTGCGCGAACGCGAACAGCAGATTAAAGAAGGCTTGTTCCGCGTGGACATTGACGAGAATCAACCGCAGGCAGTCAACTAA
- a CDS encoding ABC transporter ATP-binding protein — protein sequence MNFIVEMQGITKRFGVVEANQNIDFYLKPGEIHALLGENGAGKTTLMRILYGLYRADEGEIRVAGKVATIHSPKDAIQLGIGMVTQHFTLVPPLSVVENVALGQEGGTTLDLVQMRQRVVDAAKRFGIEVKPDALVRHLSVGERQRVEILKSLYRNARVLILDEPTAVLVPQEVEALFETLNKLRESGMALVFISHKLNEVMELCDRITVLRDGKKIGTVLRGETNEAELAHMMVGRETFGVVRPAERRGGEVRLRLEKVNALDKKGLPALKNVSLEVRAGEILGIAGISGNGQSELAQVLSGMLKPVSGTVWVDGRDMTGASPADFAAANIGRVPEDRHSGVVGDLSVAENLVLEHLEEFSRNGMMDYSAVQKFAQQMIEDFQIKARPQDPIRTLSGGNMQKVLLARALAHKPRVLIVAQPTRGLDIGATDYVRGKLLEQREAGTAILMISEDLDEVLALSDRIAVMYEGRIVGVVSGRRATPEVLGMMMSGALEVDYAEA from the coding sequence TTGAACTTCATAGTGGAAATGCAAGGGATCACCAAACGATTTGGGGTGGTGGAAGCCAACCAGAACATTGATTTCTACCTGAAGCCGGGCGAGATCCATGCTCTGCTGGGCGAGAACGGCGCAGGCAAAACCACCCTGATGCGCATTCTTTACGGGTTGTACCGCGCCGATGAGGGCGAAATCCGCGTGGCGGGAAAAGTGGCAACCATTCACTCGCCCAAAGATGCCATTCAACTGGGCATTGGTATGGTCACCCAGCACTTTACCCTGGTGCCGCCGCTCAGTGTGGTGGAAAATGTGGCTTTGGGTCAGGAAGGCGGCACCACGCTGGACCTGGTGCAGATGCGTCAGCGGGTGGTGGATGCGGCAAAACGCTTCGGCATAGAGGTCAAACCCGATGCGCTGGTGCGTCATCTCTCGGTGGGGGAACGCCAGCGGGTGGAAATTCTCAAATCGCTGTACCGCAATGCCCGGGTGCTGATTCTGGACGAGCCTACCGCCGTGCTGGTGCCGCAGGAAGTGGAAGCGCTGTTCGAAACGCTGAACAAACTGCGCGAAAGCGGCATGGCGCTGGTCTTCATCAGCCATAAACTCAACGAAGTCATGGAATTGTGCGACCGCATCACCGTCCTGCGGGATGGGAAGAAAATCGGCACGGTCCTGCGCGGTGAGACCAACGAAGCCGAACTGGCGCACATGATGGTGGGGCGCGAGACGTTTGGCGTGGTGCGTCCTGCCGAGCGGCGCGGCGGCGAGGTGCGCTTGCGGCTGGAGAAAGTCAATGCGCTGGATAAGAAAGGACTGCCTGCTTTGAAGAATGTCTCGCTGGAGGTGCGCGCCGGGGAGATTCTGGGCATTGCAGGCATTTCCGGGAACGGGCAGAGCGAACTGGCACAGGTGCTTTCGGGAATGCTCAAGCCGGTGAGTGGTACGGTTTGGGTGGATGGCAGAGACATGACGGGGGCAAGCCCGGCTGACTTTGCCGCCGCTAACATCGGGCGCGTGCCCGAAGACCGTCACAGCGGCGTGGTGGGGGACCTGAGCGTTGCCGAAAATCTGGTGCTGGAGCATCTGGAAGAGTTCTCCCGCAACGGCATGATGGACTACTCCGCTGTGCAGAAGTTTGCCCAGCAGATGATTGAGGACTTTCAAATCAAAGCCCGCCCGCAGGATCCCATTCGCACGCTTTCGGGCGGCAACATGCAGAAAGTCCTGCTGGCGCGGGCGCTGGCGCACAAACCGCGGGTGCTGATTGTTGCTCAGCCTACCCGCGGGCTGGACATCGGCGCAACCGATTATGTGCGCGGTAAATTGCTCGAACAACGCGAGGCAGGCACGGCAATTTTGATGATTTCTGAAGACCTGGATGAGGTGCTGGCGCTCTCTGACCGCATTGCCGTCATGTACGAAGGGCGCATTGTGGGCGTTGTCTCCGGCAGGCGGGCTACCCCTGAGGTGCTGGGGATGATGATGTCGGGCGCGCTGGAGGTGGACTATGCCGAAGCTTAA
- a CDS encoding ABC transporter permease gives MPKLKIERYPAPLWVRPLIPIISIVVTFLLTSLVVLSLNKNPFEAFYYFLIVPLASQSSAIEVLVKSTPLLLTGAAVTFAFSAGYYNIGAEGQLLAGAIAAAGLGMVLQNVPPVLAIPIMIVGGFAAGMAYAAIPALLKTRLDVDEVVTTLLLNTVILFFISFLLNGVWRSPVSGWPQSPEIAESAIFPRLIPRTRLHLGFLLAWISIGAVWLVFRRTVLGLRMRAVGMGKEAARFAGVKVEQTMLTAALISGGIAGLAGVSEVAGIHYHLIEAISNNFGYTGIIVAMLGALNPLGVSLAALFLGLLDTGAQTVSRAMGIPIYLGNIVQSALLLITLAALVLQNYRIRRE, from the coding sequence ATGCCGAAGCTTAAGATTGAACGCTACCCCGCGCCGTTATGGGTAAGACCGCTGATTCCCATCATCAGCATTGTGGTTACCTTCCTGCTCACCTCGCTGGTGGTGCTTTCGCTTAACAAGAATCCCTTTGAGGCGTTCTATTACTTCCTGATTGTGCCGCTGGCTTCGCAGAGCAGTGCCATTGAGGTGCTGGTTAAGTCCACTCCCTTACTGCTCACCGGCGCGGCGGTCACCTTTGCTTTCTCCGCCGGGTATTACAACATTGGCGCCGAGGGGCAACTGCTGGCGGGCGCGATTGCCGCCGCCGGACTGGGGATGGTACTGCAAAACGTTCCGCCGGTGCTGGCAATCCCCATCATGATTGTGGGCGGTTTTGCCGCCGGGATGGCGTATGCGGCAATTCCCGCCCTGCTCAAGACGCGCCTGGACGTGGACGAGGTGGTGACCACCCTGCTGTTGAACACGGTGATCCTCTTCTTTATCAGTTTTCTGCTCAATGGGGTTTGGCGTTCGCCGGTTTCGGGCTGGCCTCAATCGCCCGAAATTGCCGAAAGCGCCATTTTCCCGCGCCTTATCCCGCGCACCCGCTTGCATCTGGGTTTCCTGCTGGCATGGATTTCCATCGGCGCGGTGTGGCTGGTGTTCCGGCGCACAGTGCTGGGCTTGCGCATGCGCGCGGTAGGGATGGGCAAAGAAGCGGCGCGCTTTGCGGGAGTCAAGGTGGAACAAACCATGCTCACCGCGGCGTTGATTTCCGGCGGGATTGCCGGGCTGGCAGGTGTTAGCGAGGTGGCGGGGATCCACTATCACCTGATCGAAGCCATTTCCAACAACTTTGGCTACACGGGGATTATCGTTGCCATGCTGGGCGCACTGAACCCGCTGGGGGTTAGCCTGGCGGCGTTGTTTCTGGGCTTGCTGGATACCGGCGCGCAAACGGTCAGCCGGGCGATGGGCATTCCCATTTATCTGGGCAATATCGTGCAGTCGGCGCTGTTGCTCATCACTCTGGCGGCGCTGGTTCTGCAAAATTACCGCATTCGGAGGGAGTGA
- a CDS encoding ABC transporter permease, with translation MEAFLVGLIAATLRVATPLILGTLGELFSERSGILNLGIEGTMFLGAFTGFAVAYTTGSLWLGLLAAVIAGVLAGLLMGLLTVTLGVNQHVSGLGITLLTTGISLFLYRVIFGERSVQPSIATFTKVSPFGDTPILGPIFEQYLLTYIAIALVPLVWWVLYRTSFGLHLRAVGENPEAADAAGINVFRIRYLALAIGGGLMAAGGAFLSLAQLGSFIFGIIAGRGWVCIALIIFANWLPSRVLWGALLFGGVSALQLRLQSTGAQLPYELFLALPYLVTILALVLAGRSATAPAALLKPYRRE, from the coding sequence ATGGAAGCCTTTCTGGTTGGTTTAATTGCCGCAACCCTGCGCGTGGCTACTCCGCTCATCCTGGGAACGCTGGGCGAACTGTTCAGCGAGCGTTCGGGCATCCTCAATCTGGGTATTGAAGGCACCATGTTCCTGGGGGCGTTCACCGGCTTTGCCGTGGCGTACACCACCGGTTCATTGTGGCTGGGCTTGCTGGCGGCGGTGATTGCCGGGGTGCTGGCGGGCTTGCTGATGGGCTTGTTAACCGTCACCCTGGGGGTGAACCAGCACGTCTCCGGCTTGGGCATCACCCTGCTTACGACGGGGATTTCCCTCTTCCTGTACCGCGTGATTTTTGGGGAGCGCAGTGTTCAGCCCTCGATTGCCACCTTCACAAAAGTTTCGCCCTTTGGCGATACGCCCATTTTGGGACCGATTTTTGAGCAGTATCTGCTTACCTACATTGCCATTGCATTGGTGCCACTGGTGTGGTGGGTGCTGTACCGCACCAGTTTTGGTTTGCACCTGCGCGCGGTGGGCGAAAACCCCGAAGCCGCCGACGCCGCAGGGATTAATGTGTTCCGCATCCGCTACCTGGCGCTGGCCATTGGTGGTGGGTTGATGGCGGCGGGCGGCGCGTTCCTCTCGCTGGCGCAGTTAGGCTCATTCATCTTCGGCATCATCGCCGGGCGCGGCTGGGTGTGCATTGCGCTGATTATCTTTGCCAACTGGTTGCCCTCGCGGGTGTTGTGGGGCGCGTTGCTGTTTGGCGGCGTTTCGGCGTTGCAATTGCGCCTGCAATCTACCGGCGCGCAACTGCCCTATGAATTGTTCCTTGCTCTGCCCTATCTGGTAACCATTCTGGCGCTGGTGCTGGCGGGGCGCAGTGCCACGGCTCCGGCGGCACTGCTCAAACCCTACCGCCGCGAGTAG
- a CDS encoding thioredoxin domain-containing protein, with protein MDRVELLRKIQKHPRPVIVEFWAPWCTPCKVMEPSLKQVAKEFQGKVDLWRYNADEHPELVRDLRIMGIPTVLGFNAQGEIFRRTGALPLAGVREAFTAALEGKKPEKHLSALERALRAGTGIVLLLVGWSMQMNWVFLTLGGIVLFSAVYDRCPIVQAIKPRLEALFKKG; from the coding sequence ATGGATCGCGTTGAACTCTTAAGGAAAATTCAAAAGCACCCTCGACCGGTGATTGTGGAGTTCTGGGCGCCCTGGTGCACTCCCTGCAAGGTGATGGAGCCCTCGCTTAAGCAGGTCGCCAAAGAATTTCAGGGCAAGGTGGACCTGTGGCGCTACAATGCCGACGAACACCCCGAACTGGTGCGTGACCTGCGCATCATGGGCATTCCTACCGTGCTGGGCTTCAATGCCCAGGGCGAAATTTTCCGCCGCACCGGCGCCCTGCCCCTGGCAGGGGTACGCGAAGCTTTTACCGCCGCGCTGGAAGGCAAGAAACCCGAAAAGCATCTTTCGGCGCTGGAGCGCGCCCTGCGTGCAGGTACGGGCATTGTCCTGCTCCTGGTGGGGTGGTCCATGCAAATGAACTGGGTTTTCCTGACTTTGGGCGGGATTGTCCTGTTCAGCGCCGTGTACGACCGCTGTCCGATTGTACAAGCCATCAAACCGCGCCTTGAGGCGCTGTTCAAAAAGGGATGA
- a CDS encoding YgaP family membrane protein, whose amino-acid sequence MSNWINESGLDRVIRVILGLVLLVLGWGGIVSGTLGVVFKILGFLPLLTGLIGFCPAYALFKFRTNKA is encoded by the coding sequence ATGTCAAACTGGATCAATGAATCGGGACTGGATCGCGTCATCCGCGTCATCCTAGGATTGGTGTTACTGGTACTGGGGTGGGGCGGCATCGTCAGCGGCACGCTGGGTGTAGTTTTCAAGATTTTGGGCTTCCTTCCTCTGCTCACCGGTCTGATTGGCTTCTGCCCGGCATACGCGCTGTTTAAATTCCGCACCAACAAAGCCTGA
- a CDS encoding 4Fe-4S binding protein: MVDLSLHLWGHTFRNPVIPAAGPNVGSGRMVRRAAEGGAGGLLTKTISSRAAPVPHPNMVRFGTAGMLNTELWSELPPEVWFQKEYNEALAAAREYGLPLIASVGYSAEDLAVLAPRLQDKGVDIIEFSVHYLDAERLIETAQLLREVVTLPIIAKLSPHLGDLGAFVRLLDPYVDGYACINSFGPTLSIDIEHGGEPYLGSKFGYGWMSGAPLKPLAVRSVFEAARVTDKPIIGVGGITRGEDVIEFLMAGASMVGVCTAAILRGPDIYGKIAAETARWLEEHGYSSLQEVKGKFLEKYRNGQRVVTSLEQVAVVDEARCKGCGVCERVCQYDALRAPQKQVAQVDAELCAACGLCVSVCPHDALSLRLRWEKN, translated from the coding sequence ATGGTTGATCTTTCTCTCCATCTCTGGGGGCATACCTTCAGAAATCCAGTCATCCCTGCTGCCGGTCCGAATGTAGGCTCCGGTCGGATGGTGCGTCGTGCCGCTGAGGGGGGTGCGGGTGGTTTACTGACCAAGACGATTTCCAGCCGCGCCGCTCCGGTACCGCATCCCAACATGGTACGTTTTGGCACGGCAGGCATGCTCAATACCGAGTTGTGGAGTGAATTGCCCCCGGAGGTGTGGTTTCAGAAAGAATACAACGAAGCCCTTGCCGCCGCGCGGGAGTATGGCTTGCCTCTAATTGCCAGCGTGGGCTACAGTGCTGAAGACCTTGCGGTGCTGGCTCCACGCCTGCAGGACAAAGGGGTGGATATCATCGAGTTTTCGGTGCATTATCTGGATGCGGAACGTCTTATTGAAACTGCGCAACTTCTGCGCGAAGTGGTGACCCTGCCCATTATTGCCAAACTCAGCCCGCATCTGGGCGATTTGGGGGCGTTCGTGCGCCTGCTCGACCCGTATGTGGACGGGTACGCCTGCATCAACAGTTTTGGTCCCACCCTGAGCATTGATATTGAACACGGGGGCGAACCCTATCTGGGCTCCAAATTCGGCTACGGCTGGATGTCGGGCGCGCCGCTCAAACCGCTGGCGGTGCGTTCGGTGTTTGAAGCCGCGCGGGTGACCGACAAACCCATCATCGGGGTGGGCGGAATAACCCGCGGAGAGGATGTCATCGAGTTCCTTATGGCGGGGGCGTCTATGGTGGGAGTGTGCACTGCCGCCATTCTGCGGGGACCGGACATCTACGGCAAAATTGCTGCCGAAACTGCCCGCTGGCTGGAAGAACACGGCTATTCCAGTTTGCAGGAAGTCAAAGGCAAATTCCTGGAGAAATACCGCAACGGTCAGCGCGTGGTGACTTCGCTGGAGCAGGTAGCGGTGGTGGACGAAGCCCGCTGCAAGGGGTGCGGTGTCTGCGAGCGGGTTTGCCAGTACGATGCTCTGCGTGCGCCGCAGAAGCAGGTGGCGCAGGTGGATGCGGAGTTGTGCGCGGCGTGTGGTTTGTGCGTCTCGGTGTGTCCGCACGATGCCCTCAGCCTGCGCCTACGCTGGGAGAAAAACTAG